From one Solanum lycopersicum chromosome 12, SLM_r2.1 genomic stretch:
- the LOC138340227 gene encoding uncharacterized protein produces MKKREDRLGIVVPKKSESHQKDILIMYCDKLVGVGRDERILMKLFMRSLTGEALSWYIEQDSRKWIKWVDMATDFMNRFGFNIKNAPDWFYIQNLKKKPSESFREYAIRWRSEAARAKPPMEESQMKDYFIRAQEPQYYDRMMLVAEKSFDEIIKLGKRIEEGIKNGTIINLEALQATNKALQSGGMIESRKKAGSAGYVSQILALPVDVRAKWYDPNKVCAYHSGMKGHTTEVCRALKDKVQMLIDTKTIQLKDPTPNVANNPLPNHQFNMVEAGDVWDWEESIWAVEKEEAMSTTAQAPLIVHGLAPFEVEVAAPRPPFAVYKASSPIQCDIHVVPWDYNKTETNVEETDVATRLSKTPSQISILELLQSSETHRDALLKILGEACVPSNITHGEYQDKVINKALVDAGSGLNICPLSTLTRLGVDSAKIQTWKMNVRAFDGSQSGTIGEITLDMLIGPVTFPIALQILDIPSSYNLLLGRPWIHMAGAVPSTLHQCLMFEWDYEEVVVHGEKGHPVYTIE; encoded by the exons atgaaaaagagagaagataGGCTCGGGATTGTTGTTCCCAAAAAGTCAGAGTCCCATCAGAAAGACATCCTAATAATGTATTGTGACAAACTTGTAGGGGTGGGGAGAGATGAGAGGATACTCATGAAGTTGTTTATGAGAAGTCTTACTGGAGAGGCCCTATCATGGTACATTGAGCAAGACTCGCGGAAATGGATAAAATGGGTTGATATGGCAACGGACTTCATGAATAGGTTTggttttaatattaaaaacgCACCTGATTGGTTTTACATTCAAAATCTGAAGAAGAAACCAAGTGAATCCTTCAGAGAATATGCCATAAGATGGAGGTCTGAGGCGGCTAGGGCCAAACCCCCTATGGAAGAATCTCAAATGAAAGACTATTTCATCCGTGCCCAAGAACCACAATACTATGACCGAATGATGCTGGTGGCTGAAAAGAGTTTCGATGAAATCATCAAACTAGGCAAAAGAATTGAAGAAGGCATAAAGAATGGGACTATCATCAACTTGGAGGCTTTACAAGCAACCAACAAGGCTCTGCAGTCTGGTGGAATGATAGAGAGTCGAAAGAAAGCAGGTTCT GCAGGGTACGTCTCTCAAATTCTTGCATTACCTGTGGATGTACGCGCGAAATGGTACGACCCTAACAAGGTCTGCGCCTACCATTCTGGGATGAAGGGCCACACCACCGAAGTTTGCAGAGCCCTTAAGGATAAGGTTCAAATGTTGATTGATACAAAAACCATCCAACTGAAGGATCCTACACCGAATGTTGCAAATAATCCTCTCCCTAACCATCAATTCAACATGGTGGAAGCTGGTGATGTCTGGGATTGGGAAGAATCTATCTGGGCTGTCGAAAAAGAAGAAGCCATGTCTACCACTGCCCAAGCACCACTAATAGTGCATGGACTCGCCCCATTTGAAGTAGAAGTTGCTGCACCCAGACCACCGTTTGCTGTCTATAAGGCATCCTCCCCAATACAATGTGACATACATGTTGTACCTTGGGATTAcaacaaaacagaaacaaatgtGGAAGAGACAGATGTTGCAACACGG CTGAGTAAAACCCCTTCCCAAATATCAATTCTGGAGTTACTGCAATCTTCCGAAACTCATCGAGATGCCCTTCTGAAGATCCTTGGTGAAGCTTGTGTCCCATCTAACATCACTCATGGAGAG TATCAGGATAAGGTGATAAACAAAGCATTAGTTGATGCAGGTTCAGGTTTAAACATTTGCCCTCTGAGCACACTGACAAGGCTGGGTGTGGATAGTGCAAAAATTCAGACATGGAAGATGAATGTGAGGGCATTTGACGGCTCTCAGAGTGGCACTATTGGGGAAATAACTTTGGACATGCTCATTGGTCCCGTCACTTTCCCCATAGCTCTCCAAATTTTGGACATCCCTTCATCGTACAACTTATTGTTGGGTCGTCCATGGATTCATATGGCTGGAGCAGTTCCATCCACTCTTCACCAATGCCTGATGTTTGAATGGGATTACGAAGAGGTTGTAGTCCATGGAGAAAAAGGGCATCCTGTATACACGATTGAATGA
- the LOC101248950 gene encoding uncharacterized protein, producing MDVIGPIEPTASNGHRFILVAIDYFTKCVKATSHKSMTKKVVDDFVKNNIISYRPQMNGSVEAANKNIKRILRKMIDIHKHWQEKLPFAFLGYRTTIRTSTGATPYFLVYNTEAVIPAEVEIPSQRIIQEEKLSHADLIQGRAENLALIDERRIKAICHGQLSQNRMARAFNK from the exons ATGGATGTCATTGGTCCAATCGAGCCAACAGCATCAAACGGGCACAGATTCATTCTTGTCGCAATTGACTATTTCACCAAGTGTGTTAAGGCCACCTCCCATAAATCAATGACAAAGAAAGTTGTGGATGACTTTGTCAAAAACAACATTATTT CATACAGGCCACAGATGAATGGGTCTGTCGAGGCGGcaaacaaaaacatcaaaaggaTATTGCGCAAGATGATCGATATTCACAAACACTGGCAGGAAAAGCTACCTTTCGCATTTCTGGGGTATCGTACCACAATCAGAACTTCCACAGGGGCCACACCTTACTTCTTAGTATACAACACTGAAGCTGTGATACCCGCCGAAGTTGAGATACCTTCCCAaaggatcatccaagaagaAAAGTTGAGTCATGCTGATTTGATACAAGGTCGGGCAGAGAATTTGGCATTAATAGATGAAAGAAGAATTAAAGCCATTTGTCATGGTCAGCTCTCTCAGAATAGAATGGCCAGAGCTTTCAACAAGTAG